The Rhodococcus sp. X156 genome window below encodes:
- the flgL gene encoding flagellar hook-associated protein FlgL, with protein MRVTEQSSARATLAGLQSTASRLQDVQARLSSGRQITKPSDSPSGTATALHLRSELRRTEQHQSSATDALGWLTTVDSTLSAVGNQVQQVRTLVLQGLNTGSADATSNEALAQQVDQARTALLSLANATHQGRPVFGGTTAGPMAFDRSGAYVGDAGTVQRTVGPNNEVTVSGSGTAAFGSPGNTVFDVLTDIAAKLRSNPAALGPELSRLDSARQAVTGQQALAGSRYQSVQSVQTATLVQTTQLKTQLSELQDIDLADTVIALTTADTAYQAALATTAKIRQISLLDYLR; from the coding sequence ATGCGAGTCACCGAGCAGTCCTCGGCCCGGGCCACCCTGGCCGGGCTGCAGTCCACCGCCTCGCGGCTGCAGGACGTGCAGGCGCGGCTGTCGTCAGGCCGCCAGATCACCAAGCCGTCGGACTCCCCGTCGGGCACCGCCACCGCCCTGCACCTGCGCTCCGAGCTGCGCCGCACCGAGCAGCACCAGAGCAGCGCCACCGACGCGCTCGGGTGGCTGACCACGGTCGACTCCACCCTGAGCGCGGTGGGCAACCAGGTGCAGCAGGTGCGCACCCTGGTGCTGCAGGGCCTCAACACCGGCAGCGCCGACGCCACGTCCAACGAGGCGCTCGCCCAGCAGGTGGACCAGGCCCGCACGGCGCTGCTGTCGCTGGCCAACGCCACCCACCAGGGCCGCCCCGTCTTCGGTGGCACCACCGCCGGGCCGATGGCCTTCGACCGCAGCGGGGCCTACGTCGGCGACGCCGGCACGGTGCAGCGCACGGTGGGACCCAACAACGAAGTCACCGTCAGCGGCTCCGGGACCGCGGCGTTCGGCAGCCCGGGCAACACCGTCTTCGACGTGCTCACCGACATCGCGGCCAAGCTGCGCAGCAACCCCGCCGCGCTGGGCCCGGAGCTGTCCAGGTTGGACAGCGCCCGTCAGGCCGTCACCGGCCAGCAGGCGCTGGCCGGGTCGCGCTACCAGAGCGTCCAGTCGGTGCAGACGGCGACGCTGGTGCAGACCACCCAGCTGAAGACCCAGCTCTCCGAGCTGCAGGACATCGACCTGGCGGACACCGTGATCGCGCTGACCACTGCGGACACCGCCTACCAGGCAGCCCTGGCTACCACGGCCAAGATCCGTCAGATCTCCCTGCTGGACTACTTGAGGTGA
- a CDS encoding chemotaxis protein CheW — translation MSSTQLATFWLGESLYGVGVDRVREVLRHQALTRVPGAPAAIAGLLNLRGQVVTAVDLRTRLQLSPRPAELAPMLVVVLVAGECVALLVDRVGAVVEVDESSFEPLPDTVRGVGRDLVLGAHKLDDHLVLSLDVAAAVTG, via the coding sequence ATGAGCAGCACCCAGCTGGCCACCTTCTGGCTGGGCGAGAGCCTCTACGGGGTGGGCGTGGACCGCGTGCGGGAGGTGCTGCGCCACCAAGCCCTCACCCGGGTGCCCGGAGCGCCGGCAGCCATCGCGGGGCTGCTCAACCTGCGGGGGCAGGTGGTCACCGCCGTGGACCTGCGCACCCGGCTGCAGCTGTCCCCGCGTCCGGCCGAGCTGGCACCGATGCTGGTGGTGGTGCTGGTGGCTGGGGAGTGCGTGGCCCTGCTGGTGGACCGTGTCGGCGCGGTCGTCGAGGTGGACGAGAGCAGCTTCGAGCCGCTGCCGGACACCGTGCGGGGCGTGGGACGCGACCTGGTGCTCGGTGCCCACAAGCTCGACGACCACCTGGTGCTCAGCCTCGACGTGGCGGCCGCGGTCACCGGGTGA
- the flgK gene encoding flagellar hook-associated protein FlgK — MSSTFAGISTAMSGLAAQRYALDVTGQNINNAGVAGYTRQRADLASVGPVAGVPSMYSTPHAATGVTIAGTSRLNDPVVDARARVEHGQNGYLQTSAGTLSSVEGLFLEPSDTGLSEELNGFWKSWTEVANHPGNLDARNVVLVKAAGLAASITATAGALQRLTEGVGTQLAEAAGKVDTSATALAEVNRALTLATATGSSTNALADQRDSLLMTLADLTGAQSTITRDGSATVVLGGRTLVSGGTAATVAAGPGGGLTVAGEAPAGRVGGVLGSLSDALATVLPGYAARLDTVAAGLAESVNAVQTSGYTLAGAAGTALFTGTTAATLRVAVTDPADLAASASPGGNLDGSLAGRMAALGTAPSGADARYRQLVSTLGSEVQATSRQAAVQQALTTSVDDLAQAASGVSLDEETANLLTYQRAYQAASRVLSTVDEMLDTLISRTGRVGL; from the coding sequence ATGAGCAGCACCTTCGCCGGCATCAGCACAGCGATGTCGGGCCTCGCGGCGCAGCGCTACGCCCTGGACGTGACGGGGCAGAACATCAACAACGCCGGCGTCGCGGGGTACACCCGCCAGCGGGCGGACCTGGCGTCGGTGGGCCCGGTCGCGGGCGTGCCCAGCATGTACTCGACTCCGCACGCCGCGACCGGAGTGACCATCGCCGGCACCAGCCGGCTCAACGACCCCGTGGTGGACGCCAGGGCCCGGGTGGAGCACGGCCAGAACGGCTACCTGCAGACCAGTGCCGGCACGCTGTCCAGCGTGGAGGGCCTGTTCCTCGAGCCCAGCGACACCGGGCTGTCGGAGGAGCTCAACGGGTTCTGGAAGTCCTGGACCGAGGTGGCCAACCACCCGGGCAACTTGGACGCCCGCAACGTGGTGCTGGTCAAGGCGGCTGGGCTGGCCGCATCGATCACCGCCACCGCCGGTGCGCTGCAGCGGCTGACCGAGGGTGTCGGTACCCAGCTGGCCGAGGCGGCCGGCAAGGTCGACACCTCGGCCACCGCGCTGGCCGAGGTGAACCGAGCCCTCACCCTGGCCACGGCGACCGGCTCCAGCACCAACGCGCTGGCTGACCAGCGCGACTCCCTGCTGATGACGCTGGCCGACCTGACCGGGGCGCAGTCCACCATCACGCGCGACGGCAGCGCCACCGTGGTGCTCGGCGGGCGCACGCTGGTCTCCGGTGGCACCGCGGCCACCGTGGCGGCCGGCCCCGGCGGTGGGCTCACCGTGGCCGGCGAGGCCCCCGCCGGCCGGGTCGGCGGCGTGCTCGGCAGCCTGTCGGACGCCCTCGCCACGGTGCTGCCCGGCTACGCCGCCCGCCTGGACACCGTGGCCGCCGGGCTGGCGGAGAGCGTCAACGCGGTGCAGACCAGCGGATACACCCTGGCCGGCGCGGCCGGCACCGCCCTGTTCACCGGCACCACCGCCGCCACGCTGCGGGTGGCGGTGACCGACCCGGCCGACCTGGCTGCCTCGGCCAGCCCCGGCGGCAACCTCGACGGCTCCCTGGCCGGGCGGATGGCGGCGCTGGGCACCGCCCCCTCCGGCGCCGACGCCCGCTACCGGCAGCTGGTGAGCACCCTCGGCTCCGAGGTGCAGGCCACCAGCCGCCAGGCCGCGGTGCAGCAGGCGCTGACCACCAGCGTCGACGACCTCGCCCAGGCGGCCTCCGGGGTCAGCCTGGACGAGGAGACCGCCAACCTGCTCACCTACCAGCGGGCCTACCAGGCCGCCTCCCGCGTGCTCAGCACGGTGGACGAGATGCTGGACACGCTCATCAGCCGCACCGGAAGGGTGGGCCTGTAA
- a CDS encoding chemotaxis protein CheW — MDEIVQEFLVESGENLDQLDRDLLALEVEPTSREALASAFRTIHTIKGTSGFLAFNRLEQLTHTGESLLSRLRDGQQRMSTATADVLLEMVDTVRALLATIEADGSEGEVETEAVSARLRALLADPTSPPTVREVIPAPAVVAAAPAPAPAPPPPALPAVPAPVGELAAPARRSAAEGSLRVDVEVLDTLMQLAGELVLARNQLLRGVGALHDPALTRTAQRLSAITTELQESIMQTRMQPIDHLWSRLPRVVRDLGAQCGRQVRLLMTGQDTELDRALLEAIKDPLTHLVRNAVDHGIEPPETRVAAGKPAEGTVHLRSYHHSGQVVVEVADDGAGIDPARVAQRALERGLRSAAQLAEMSDGDVLHLVFHPGFSTATTITTVSGRGVGMDVVKTNIESIGGTIELESTPGTGTVCRLRVPLTLAIVPALTVACATERFAIPQSSLLELVAVEAAAIEDVAGAPVYRLRGALLPLVDLARELGLRHDHARGAQVVVVVQAGSRRFGLLVDGVVNTEEIVVKALSPVLRGLAPGGPATDGTSLYSGATILGDGRVALILDVQNLARRGLHPDLAERNLRAPERTGSVAEREPQRLLVATVGEGRQVAIAMAVVTRLEMIAAARVEQVGTSELVQHRGAILPLVRLSRYLDVPCAPHRTELPVAVCSRGGRSVAVVVEEILDIAEHDGSPYRGTDDRRYLGTVVVKGQIVGVVDVERAIRSVDPDFGAAVPEAALPGPAIPEPTAPEPTAPELAGAGA, encoded by the coding sequence ATGGACGAGATCGTCCAGGAGTTCCTGGTGGAGAGCGGGGAGAACCTCGACCAGCTCGACCGCGACCTCCTCGCCCTCGAGGTCGAGCCGACCTCGCGCGAGGCCCTGGCGAGCGCGTTCCGCACCATCCACACCATCAAGGGGACCAGCGGCTTCCTGGCCTTCAACCGGCTGGAGCAGCTCACCCACACCGGTGAGTCGCTGCTGTCGCGGCTGCGGGACGGTCAGCAGCGCATGAGCACCGCCACGGCGGACGTGCTGCTGGAGATGGTGGACACCGTTCGCGCCCTGCTGGCCACCATCGAGGCCGACGGCAGCGAGGGCGAGGTGGAGACCGAGGCCGTGTCCGCGCGGCTGCGGGCCCTGCTGGCCGACCCGACCAGCCCGCCGACAGTTCGGGAGGTGATCCCGGCACCCGCCGTGGTGGCCGCAGCTCCTGCCCCGGCCCCCGCTCCCCCACCCCCTGCTCTCCCTGCCGTGCCGGCGCCGGTCGGCGAGCTGGCTGCCCCGGCGCGCCGCTCGGCGGCGGAGGGATCGCTGCGGGTGGACGTGGAGGTGCTGGACACCCTGATGCAGCTGGCCGGCGAGCTGGTGCTGGCCCGCAACCAGCTGCTGCGCGGCGTCGGGGCGCTGCACGACCCCGCCCTCACCCGCACCGCCCAGCGGCTCAGCGCCATCACCACCGAGCTGCAGGAGAGCATCATGCAGACCCGGATGCAGCCCATCGACCACCTGTGGTCGAGGCTGCCCCGCGTGGTGCGCGACCTCGGCGCCCAGTGCGGTCGGCAGGTGCGGCTGCTGATGACCGGCCAGGACACCGAGCTCGACCGCGCGCTGCTCGAGGCCATCAAGGACCCGCTCACCCACCTGGTGCGCAACGCCGTCGACCACGGGATCGAACCACCCGAGACCCGGGTGGCGGCCGGCAAGCCCGCGGAGGGCACCGTGCACCTGCGCTCCTACCACCACAGCGGCCAGGTGGTGGTGGAGGTCGCCGACGACGGCGCCGGCATCGATCCCGCCCGGGTGGCCCAGCGTGCCCTCGAGCGGGGACTGCGCAGCGCCGCGCAGCTCGCCGAGATGTCCGACGGCGACGTGCTGCACCTGGTCTTCCACCCCGGGTTCTCCACCGCCACCACGATCACCACCGTCTCCGGCCGCGGGGTCGGCATGGACGTGGTCAAGACCAACATCGAGTCCATCGGCGGCACCATCGAGCTCGAGTCGACGCCCGGCACCGGGACGGTGTGCCGGCTGCGCGTCCCGCTGACCCTGGCCATCGTGCCCGCGCTCACCGTGGCGTGCGCCACCGAGCGCTTCGCCATCCCCCAGAGCAGCCTGCTGGAGCTGGTGGCGGTGGAGGCCGCAGCCATCGAGGACGTGGCCGGCGCCCCGGTCTACCGCCTCCGTGGTGCGCTGCTCCCGCTGGTCGACCTCGCTCGCGAGCTCGGCCTGCGCCACGACCACGCCCGCGGCGCGCAGGTGGTCGTGGTGGTGCAGGCCGGCAGCCGCCGCTTCGGCCTGCTGGTCGACGGGGTGGTCAACACCGAGGAGATCGTGGTCAAGGCCCTGAGCCCGGTGCTGCGCGGCCTGGCGCCGGGCGGCCCGGCGACGGACGGCACCAGCCTCTACTCCGGGGCGACGATCCTCGGCGACGGCCGGGTTGCGCTGATCCTGGACGTGCAGAACCTCGCCCGCCGCGGGCTCCACCCCGACCTGGCCGAGCGCAACCTCCGGGCCCCTGAGCGGACGGGCAGCGTGGCTGAGCGCGAGCCCCAGCGGCTGCTCGTCGCGACCGTGGGCGAGGGGCGCCAGGTGGCCATCGCCATGGCCGTGGTCACCCGGCTGGAGATGATCGCCGCCGCGCGCGTGGAGCAGGTGGGCACCAGCGAGCTGGTGCAGCACCGGGGCGCCATCCTCCCGCTGGTCCGGCTCAGCCGGTACCTGGACGTGCCGTGCGCACCGCACCGCACCGAGCTGCCGGTGGCGGTGTGCTCCCGGGGCGGGCGCAGCGTGGCCGTGGTGGTGGAGGAGATCCTGGACATCGCCGAGCACGACGGCTCCCCCTACCGCGGCACCGACGACCGCCGCTACCTGGGCACCGTGGTGGTGAAGGGCCAGATCGTGGGCGTGGTGGACGTGGAGCGCGCCATCCGCTCGGTGGACCCGGACTTCGGCGCCGCCGTCCCCGAGGCCGCTCTCCCTGGGCCCGCCATCCCCGAGCCCACTGCCCCCGAGCCCACTGCCCCCGAGCTGGCCGGGGCCGGGGCATGA
- a CDS encoding flagellar protein FlgN codes for MVQTKEAAGYSAVSTVLWREREALQHVQFKLVQQQLILQSGQTRMLDSATEELESALDQLRCTEVLRAIESEVIAADLEVDELPTLAELAAEAPEPWATVLTEHRSALRALTDEVDTTTRTNRELLTAGASTVRESLQQLTGSLDTYDHRGGAEATGRAPVLMDQQA; via the coding sequence ATGGTTCAGACGAAGGAAGCAGCGGGCTACTCCGCCGTGTCGACGGTGCTGTGGCGCGAGCGGGAGGCCCTGCAGCACGTGCAGTTCAAGCTGGTCCAGCAGCAGCTGATCCTGCAGTCGGGCCAGACCCGGATGCTGGACTCGGCCACCGAGGAGCTGGAGTCCGCGCTGGACCAGCTGCGCTGCACCGAGGTGCTGCGGGCCATCGAGAGCGAGGTGATCGCCGCCGACCTGGAGGTCGACGAGCTGCCCACCCTGGCCGAGCTCGCCGCCGAGGCGCCGGAGCCGTGGGCCACCGTGCTCACCGAGCACCGCAGCGCGCTGCGGGCGCTGACCGACGAGGTGGACACCACCACCCGGACCAACCGTGAGCTGCTCACCGCCGGCGCGAGCACGGTGCGGGAGTCGCTGCAGCAGCTCACCGGCAGCCTGGACACCTACGACCACCGCGGCGGTGCCGAAGCCACCGGTCGCGCACCGGTGCTGATGGACCAGCAGGCATGA